CTGATTTTCTGTAAATCGTTTTGCTTTCATATAGCTAATTTAAAATTAAAATTCAATACGAAACGCCTCGCTGGCGCTTCGGCTAAACTCTAATCTCAAATGGCCGACTTTCAGGTAAGCTTACAAATTGTTCATATTCATCAAGACTTTCTACTTTTATTTTTGGGTTTACTTCCAAATTATTTGTTTCAAATTTTTTTAAAACAGTTTCAGTATAAAACTCTTGACCAAGAAATCTTTTGTTATGATTTTCTTTAACAATTTTCATCAAATACTCATTCGTTCTTCTTCCGGCTTTTTTAATATTGTCAAACTTTTTATGCTTTAAATAATATTCGATTATATCTAGAACATTATATATTTTCTCATTATTTAACACATTATATGTCCTAACATCAATTTTGCCTTCTTTCAATAATCTAAATATTGAAATTTCTTTTAACTCTGAATTTTTTTTGATTTGTTCATTATTTTCTGCTTCGTCAAAAGGGCTTGTCATTTTTATTTCCGGAAAAAAATTTGAATATTCATTTACAAGTGCGATTAAATCGTTATTTGAATTTCTCCCAACATTTCTTATTCTAATAAAAGTAAGATTTTCTTGATAATATTTAATTAATTCAGATAGGGTATAGATATTTGCATCTTCTAAAACATCATATAAACGAGTGTTTATTTTCCCTTCTAATAAAAGTTCCTTGATGTTTTTGTCCTCAAAGCTTAACTCTTTCTCTTCCATTATTAAAACTTTTTTCTCAAAAATATGAAAATTGGTTTATTTTTCTTAGTTATTCGAAGTTTTTTGCTTCGCATTATGTTTTTATTTCATTTTATTTTTTTAATGCAACCGGGACAAAATGCTCTTTGCACCCACGTATTTTGCCCGGGAGCTGTGGCATAGTTTACTCCGGAATGGTGGCATACTTTGCTCCGGAATAGTCAACCCGTCACCCCAAATTCTAAAATAAATACTTTTATTGATGCAAGTATCAAATAAAATTTATCACGACTAGAGATACAATTGATATTATTATCCAGAGTGTTACACCTTGAAGAAGAGGTCTGAAACCAACCGATTTCAAAATTGTTTTTGATAATCCACTACCTATTAGAAACAATGTCAGGGTTAACCCGGCTTTTGCAATATTTACAATAATATAATTATATTGTTGTATAAACGGAAAATATGAATTTAGAAACATTGCTATTATAAATAATCCAATAAAATATGGAATTTTTATTTTACTTTTTTTATTTTTAAAAATAAAGGTTGATAAAAATGCGATGGGTATTATCCATAAAGCTCTTGTTAACTTTACTGTTGTAGCAACTTCCAAAGCTGTATTACCATATTTGCATGCAGCGCCAACTACCGAACTGGTATCATGTATTGCTATTGCACACCATAAACCAAATTGAGTTTGTGATAAATTTAATTTATGCCCGATTACAGGGAAAATAAACAAGGCAATAGAATTAAGAATAAATATTGTACCCAATGCAACCGAAATTTGCTTCTCTTCAGCTTTTATCACGGGCGAAATTGCTGCAATAGCACTTCCACCACAAATTGCTGTTCCTGATGAAATCAAATAAGATGTTTTCTTTTCTACTTTAAAAATTTTACTTAACAAGAATCCTATTACCAACGTTCCAATTATTGAAAAAACGGTAAACAAAACGCCTGTTTTACCGGCATTTATCGCACTAGTTACATTCATACCAAAACCAAGTCCGACAACAGAAATTTGCAACAAAATATGGGTAGCTTTGTGACTTAAATGTTTGAATGGATTTCCAATAAATAACGCAATAAATAAACCAAGTAACAAAGCTATTGGTGGTGAAGCAAATGGTGATAAACTAAAAATGATTGCAATAATAAAAATTAGTTCTCTAATTGTTATTCTAATGCCAAAGAACTTTTTTTGTACAGTTTGTTCATCAGTTTTTTTTATTCCGTTTTCCATGACGTTGCTTTGTTAATTTATAAATAATTTTGTCGTTTAATAACAGCACAAAATTCAGCAAAAACAAAATGTCAAAGAAATCGTTTTTATTTATGCTATATTACTTAAAATTATAATGACTTGCAAATCGCATAAAAAAATCAGGTAAACTTTCGGCTTCTCCATGCTTTTGAATGAAATAAAAGTATCGTTCGATGTTAAGACCGTTTACATCAATAATACAACATTCATTATTGTGAAGTTCTTTTAATATTGAATGAATTGAAAGAAACGCCAACGTATTTGAATTTAATAAATATGATTTTATACTTTCGGTACTTCCTAATTGCATTTCAATGTTCAACTGAGATATTTTTATCCCAAACGGTTTTAAATTGTACGCAATTACTTCTAGCGTTCCTGAACCGGGTTCTCGTAATAATATAGGGATTTTTAGTAGTTCATCAAGTTCAATAGTTTGTCTTTTTGCCAGTGGATTTTTTGTACTTGCAACTAATACCAATTCATCTTTTACAAATTCAGTATATTTGAATAATGAATTCTTTGATTGACCTTCAATTATTCCAAGGTCAATATCATTGTTTTGTAAAAAATGTTCAATTTGTTCGGTATTATTATTAAAAAGTGTAATTTTTATGTCTTTAAATTTCTGGTGAAAAGTTGCCAATACAGGCGATAAAACGTATTGAGCAATCGTAGTGCTTGCTCCAATCCGCAATATTCCACTATGTCTTTGAGTAAGACTATTTATTTCAAATTCCAGGTTGCGATAAATTGCAAACAATTGGTCAGAATATTGCAATAAGGTTTCACCTGCTTGTGTCAGTTTTATTTTAGTGCCGTTTCGTTCAAATAATTTTACTTTGTAATGATTTTCAATTTCTTGAATATGTTTAGTAATTGCAGGTTGAGTAATATACAATTCTTCCGCAGCTTTTGTAAAATTAAGTCGTTTTGCAACCGTGTTAAAAACCTTTAATCGAAAATCAAACATATATTAAACCTATATTTATTGTATTAAATTTCAAAGTATATCAAACATGTTTTGTATTCATTTTTCTGTTTTGATAACCGCTAACTATTGGCTTGCTGTAAGTCCATTTACAAACGCTTACAAACGTATTTTTTTCAAATATAAAAAATTTTATCTACCAAATTTTGTTTATTGTATTTTTTTTGCCCGCCGGGACAAAATGCACTTTGCACCCACGTATTTTGCCCGGCTGCCGGATCGCTATTTTTGTAAGAATAGTATCGTAGCAGCTTTAACATAATAGGAGTTATAAAACAGGCAGGCATAAGCAGCAGGGTCACAAGGTAAACGATAGCTTCGCCGCTGGGCGAGTTGAACATGGGTGCTGCCTGTCAGTTATAACTTATATTATGTAAAATTGCCGCACCTTCCGCCACCCACAAAAGCCATCCCACAACAAACCTTTAATATTGAACTTCTCGGGCTGTCATAGTTTTTGCCAAGCCCTATAGTATCGGTTTCCCCATCCTAATATAAAATCAGCAGGGCAGTGCCTTCCCGGACACAAATACATAAGCAGCAATGGTCTTTCCCATAATAAAAAAAATTATACCCTCTCCGTCGTAAAGGCATTATCAGTTCATTCATTACACCTGCATTCCATTCCGCTGACGCTTCCACTACGTTTCAGCAACGCTGCATTTCATTTCGATTTCGTTCATTTCACTCATAATGGCAAGTTATGCATTAGGCGCGGGCGAACTAATGCATTAGTTGACATTATCCCGCCTTAGAAAATGTTTCCCGGTTTATCGGGATTACATTTTCTTTGTCGATTGCACAAACATGAAAAATGTTTTGTGCAATAGTGGATAATTGCATTTGCACACAAGCCAACAAAACCTTTCGGCGGTATTGCAGCTTATTCCTTTGTGGCTGCCAATGCTGCCCGCTGATTTTATGCCCTCAGCACACCGATGCTCCCGCAGCACGTGCACAAAACTACGCCAGCCCTCATCAGGTTTCTGCCAACGCACCAATAATGTACTTCGTGATTTTTTTATCCCAAGCGCCCTGACCCTATGGTTTTGTCATGGTTTTTGTTAAGCCACGCTGCTGCATGCAAAGCTCTCTCACTTCGTTCCGCTACACCTCGACAGTCCGCTTCGCTACCTGATCTCGGTTACGCTCCTCTCAGTTCATTCGCTATACTTTCGCAGCCGCACATAATAAAGCTGCTCCGTACCTCCGACAGCTATATTATTTTTCCCGACACACAACAAAAAACCACGCCAAAACCGCCATCGCTGCCACCAACCCCCACCCAACCACCCTTAAATACAGGTAATACAATCTTTATAGGATTGTGAGCTTAAAAGAATTTTCTGTTTTTTGTTGATTTAATTCCTGTATGTGTCTTTTTTGAAAAGCCTTTTAATCCAGCTAAAATGTTGAATTAAATGTACTATGATCAAAATAGAAAGTACAATGCCCAGCTTGTCGTGGATTTCAATAACATGCTTTGCCTGTAATTTATCTTCAATAAAAAACCAGGATATAATTGAGGTAATCGTTGCCAATAAAAAAATAATGCTCAGCCAAAGGCTATTCTTTTTTACTCTGGTTCCGTTTTTTAATCTTCTTTTTGTAAATGCCATTTTCAACCAGTTCCAGTGCAGATAAAGGTGTAATAATATCGTTATAATGCTTATTACAGCACATGCTTTATGAAGTATCAGCCAGTCGGCTCTGTCTAATCCCCATACAGCACAACTGTCATTATATCTTTTCATGTGATAATTGAGCTGTATTAAAAGTCCAGTAAAGGCCAATAATGAAACAGGCAGCAACGATATTAAATTTATCCAGAAATTAAATTTGGCTTTTCTTATTTTTAGGGTCATATCATTTTTTAATTATAACTTCTAATATTTGCTATCTGACCTTCCTTTAGTAGCAATGCTTTTGCAGATACTTCTCTTTTTACAAATTCTGTCTCAACTTCTTTAAACCTTTTGTCTTTACGGAGGAATGCTCTGATTTCTTCAAAATTCATAGCAGTAACGTTTTATTTAAGTTCCAAAAATAATAAAACAAAATGTTACTATCATAAAAGGTTGTATTTCCTTTTATTACTTGTATCTCAGCGGTATCATTAATAAAACCTTATGCAAAGATAAGCTGCCACCGCTCTTGCAAGGTCAAGCAAGTTTTGCAAAAAAAATCTCCACACTCCTGCTTTTATAGGACTTTTTTATAGTGGCAGGAGGTAGTATTTTTTTTGCAAAAACCTTGCAATTCAGCCCGCACACGCGCTTTTTTGCTGCATACAGGTTTCATTAATGATATATTTTTTCTATTAGCGGGGCGACAGCCCTGCCATTTTGCGCTGAAAAACTTTTCATTACTTATCAACAGTACTGTTAAAAGGGTAATCCGAAGCAAGACACTCCATAAACTACGATTACCAAGCATTTCAGCCGTTAAAACTTCTAAAACCCCCGTTTTCATTGTAAATTTGTAGTAAACAAATAAAATAAATATCATGATACACAACATCGCAAACTTCGTCATTGGAACGGCATCAACAGCAGGTGCAGCCACTGCACTTTCAGAAATTGATCCCGGACAATTCGGCTCCCTGGGTGATCTGATAAAATATCTGATTAGCATAATAGGAGGAATCCTGGCTACCGTGATCATCAACCTTTTGAAGAAGAAATTCCCGGAATGGTTTGATAAGCAGAAAAAAGCAAAAACGAATTAATTCCATATCATCTCCATATCAAGCCCACTTAATTTTTATGTAATCAACCCCAAATCCAATTAATAACCCCTAAACCCCAAAATCATGGCAATTGTTCAAAACCCCATCACCGGCAGAACCAAACAGAAATTTGCGTCAGCCGTCTTCTCCAAACAGTTCGGAAAGAACACAATGAGAAGTAAACCCATCGAAGTTAAAAACCCCAGAACACCGGAGCAGGTAAATCAGCGGAACAAGTTCTCCCTGATGATCGCCCTGGCACGACAGCTTCTGGGAATGCTCCGTCTTTCTTTCAAAAACATGGCTGTAAGCATGTCGGCCTTCAATTCTTTTGTGGCCTCCAACATCAAAACCGCCATCACGGGTACCCCGGGCAGCTATACAATCGATTATTCCCTGCTTGTCATCTCCAAAGGCCCGTTGTTTAAAACCTCGAATATCACGGCCGGAAATGAACTGGCCAGCAAGGTGAAAAGAACCTGGGCACCTCCCATTGATCCGCTTGATTCGGCAAATCTCGACCTGTTATATGCCGCAGCTTACAACGAAGACAAAAATGAATGGTTTTTCGGCCCCACCGCCACCACCAGGCAGACCGGCCTCGATCAACAGGATGTCCCCGCCACATGGTCAAGTGACACGGTTCATGTTTATTCCTTTTTTGTAAGCCCTGATGGTGCACAATGCAGCGACAGCGTTTACAGCGGAACCGTGGTAGTTCTTTAATCAATAATCATTGGCTGCACTTTAAAAGGGCTTTTCCTTCATGGAAAGCCCTTTTTTGTGGCCACACAAATAACATTAAAATAAACCTCAAAAAATTTACATCATGGCAACAGT
The genomic region above belongs to Bacteroidales bacterium and contains:
- a CDS encoding putative sulfate exporter family transporter, coding for MENGIKKTDEQTVQKKFFGIRITIRELIFIIAIIFSLSPFASPPIALLLGLFIALFIGNPFKHLSHKATHILLQISVVGLGFGMNVTSAINAGKTGVLFTVFSIIGTLVIGFLLSKIFKVEKKTSYLISSGTAICGGSAIAAISPVIKAEEKQISVALGTIFILNSIALFIFPVIGHKLNLSQTQFGLWCAIAIHDTSSVVGAACKYGNTALEVATTVKLTRALWIIPIAFLSTFIFKNKKSKIKIPYFIGLFIIAMFLNSYFPFIQQYNYIIVNIAKAGLTLTLFLIGSGLSKTILKSVGFRPLLQGVTLWIIISIVSLVVINFI
- a CDS encoding LysR family transcriptional regulator, with translation MFDFRLKVFNTVAKRLNFTKAAEELYITQPAITKHIQEIENHYKVKLFERNGTKIKLTQAGETLLQYSDQLFAIYRNLEFEINSLTQRHSGILRIGASTTIAQYVLSPVLATFHQKFKDIKITLFNNNTEQIEHFLQNNDIDLGIIEGQSKNSLFKYTEFVKDELVLVASTKNPLAKRQTIELDELLKIPILLREPGSGTLEVIAYNLKPFGIKISQLNIEMQLGSTESIKSYLLNSNTLAFLSIHSILKELHNNECCIIDVNGLNIERYFYFIQKHGEAESLPDFFMRFASHYNFK
- a CDS encoding DUF4405 domain-containing protein; amino-acid sequence: MTLKIRKAKFNFWINLISLLPVSLLAFTGLLIQLNYHMKRYNDSCAVWGLDRADWLILHKACAVISIITILLHLYLHWNWLKMAFTKRRLKNGTRVKKNSLWLSIIFLLATITSIISWFFIEDKLQAKHVIEIHDKLGIVLSILIIVHLIQHFSWIKRLFKKDTYRN
- a CDS encoding DUF6266 family protein, with amino-acid sequence MAIVQNPITGRTKQKFASAVFSKQFGKNTMRSKPIEVKNPRTPEQVNQRNKFSLMIALARQLLGMLRLSFKNMAVSMSAFNSFVASNIKTAITGTPGSYTIDYSLLVISKGPLFKTSNITAGNELASKVKRTWAPPIDPLDSANLDLLYAAAYNEDKNEWFFGPTATTRQTGLDQQDVPATWSSDTVHVYSFFVSPDGAQCSDSVYSGTVVVL